In Oligoflexia bacterium, the following are encoded in one genomic region:
- a CDS encoding acetyl-CoA carboxylase biotin carboxyl carrier protein subunit: protein MQRILDYQNQEWQIKLSFDPDQKTCSIDMDGTQLNNIYVQKLSHGYMFIHQHKVYTLYLIKQLKDSFELDINGQSIHCNIYNPKQQAGQNHNSRSNNDTNLLADMPGRVVKILVKEGQDVNLGDPLLVLEAMKMENELKSVAKVTIFKIHVQEGDSIDSGQTLIEFEKAS from the coding sequence ATGCAAAGAATTCTAGACTATCAAAACCAAGAATGGCAAATTAAACTCAGTTTTGATCCTGATCAAAAGACCTGCAGCATAGATATGGATGGAACACAATTAAACAACATCTACGTTCAAAAATTATCCCATGGATACATGTTCATTCATCAACACAAAGTTTACACTCTTTACTTAATCAAACAATTAAAAGATAGCTTTGAACTAGATATCAATGGTCAAAGTATTCACTGCAACATATACAACCCCAAACAACAAGCCGGCCAAAATCATAACAGCCGTAGCAACAATGATACAAATCTCCTCGCTGATATGCCTGGCCGCGTCGTTAAAATTTTGGTTAAAGAAGGACAAGATGTTAACTTAGGTGATCCATTGCTGGTTTTAGAAGCCATGAAAATGGAAAACGAACTTAAAAGTGTAGCCAAAGTCACTATTTTTAAAATTCATGTGCAAGAGGGTGATTCCATTGACAGTGGCCAAACTTTAATTGAATTTGAGAAAGCATCATAA
- a CDS encoding NfeD family protein translates to MKWTPELVWFFVGLVLLISEIIVPAIILLFFGLGAWLVAIVCAFGFLPNPNHQLILFSIASIAFLFSLRKWVKNHFTGYTSDEQKSDVNLEEFKGESVKVVEAIDAKAQTGAVEYKGAKWTALSENDHAVGAVVKIKDVDGIKLIVE, encoded by the coding sequence ATGAAATGGACACCTGAATTGGTTTGGTTTTTTGTGGGTTTGGTTTTGTTGATCAGTGAGATTATTGTACCAGCCATTATATTGTTATTTTTTGGTCTGGGAGCTTGGTTGGTTGCCATAGTCTGTGCCTTTGGTTTTTTACCCAACCCCAATCATCAGTTGATTTTATTTTCTATTGCCTCCATTGCATTTTTGTTTTCCTTGCGCAAATGGGTAAAAAATCACTTTACTGGCTATACCAGTGATGAGCAAAAATCAGATGTTAACCTAGAAGAGTTTAAAGGTGAATCAGTTAAAGTGGTTGAAGCCATTGATGCAAAAGCACAAACCGGCGCGGTTGAATACAAAGGCGCTAAATGGACGGCTTTATCAGAAAACGACCATGCTGTAGGAGCGGTGGTCAAGATTAAGGATGTTGATGGTATTAAACTGATTGTTGAATAG
- a CDS encoding acyl-CoA carboxylase subunit beta: MSNNNPAFEKLKQKNTAALLGGGENRIQKQHAAGKLTARERIDFLLDDNSFEEIDKFVKHRCDEFGMQDKKIEGDGVICGYGKIDGRTVLVFAQDFTVFGGSLSGANAKKICKILDLALKIGAPVIGLNDSGGARIQEGVESLGGYADIFLRNTLASGVIPQISAIMGPCAGGAVYSPAITDFNLMVDQSSYMFVTGPDVIKTVTHEEISKEELGGANTHNKKSGVAHFSYPDDQSCLVGIRQLISYLPSNNMEKAPKHANKAPKKPEALDTLIPQEANKPYDMKALINLVVDEDSFYEVHAGYAQNIVVGFARAHGQSIGIVANQPQVLAGCLDIHSSVKAARFIRFCDCFNIPVVSFVDVPGFLPGTQQEFGGIIKHGAKLLYAYAEATVPKITFITRKAYGGAYDVMSSKHIRGDLNYAYPNAEIAVMGADGAVNIIFRNELKQAKDSTQKHKELVEDYKKTFANPYKAAELGFIDEVIYPSQTRAKLIQALDLLKNKRDKNPPKKHGNIPL, translated from the coding sequence ATGTCTAATAACAACCCTGCATTTGAAAAACTGAAACAGAAAAATACTGCTGCCCTCTTGGGTGGTGGTGAAAACCGTATTCAAAAACAACATGCTGCTGGCAAGCTCACTGCCCGTGAACGTATAGATTTTTTATTGGATGACAACAGTTTTGAAGAAATTGATAAGTTTGTCAAACATCGTTGTGATGAGTTTGGCATGCAGGATAAAAAAATTGAAGGCGACGGGGTTATTTGTGGTTATGGCAAAATTGATGGTCGCACGGTGTTGGTTTTTGCCCAAGACTTCACAGTTTTTGGTGGCTCGCTTTCTGGCGCCAATGCCAAAAAAATCTGTAAAATTTTAGACTTGGCTTTAAAAATTGGGGCTCCAGTTATTGGCCTCAATGACTCTGGCGGTGCCAGAATCCAAGAAGGGGTAGAAAGCCTTGGCGGTTATGCGGATATTTTCTTGCGTAACACTTTAGCTTCTGGAGTCATCCCACAAATCTCTGCCATCATGGGCCCCTGCGCTGGTGGAGCAGTATACTCCCCTGCCATCACTGACTTTAACTTAATGGTAGATCAAAGCAGTTATATGTTTGTTACCGGTCCAGATGTCATTAAAACCGTGACTCATGAAGAGATCAGTAAAGAAGAGCTGGGTGGCGCCAATACCCACAATAAAAAAAGTGGCGTGGCACATTTTTCTTACCCAGATGATCAAAGTTGTTTGGTAGGCATACGTCAGCTAATATCCTACTTGCCCAGCAACAATATGGAAAAAGCCCCAAAACACGCCAATAAAGCCCCTAAAAAACCTGAAGCACTGGATACTTTAATCCCACAAGAAGCCAACAAACCCTATGACATGAAAGCTTTGATTAACTTGGTTGTAGATGAAGATTCTTTTTATGAAGTTCATGCCGGCTATGCCCAAAATATTGTGGTGGGTTTTGCCCGAGCCCATGGCCAAAGCATAGGTATTGTTGCCAATCAACCGCAAGTTTTAGCAGGCTGCTTAGACATCCATTCTTCAGTCAAAGCTGCTCGCTTTATCCGTTTTTGTGATTGTTTTAATATTCCTGTGGTGAGTTTTGTGGATGTTCCTGGCTTTTTGCCGGGCACACAACAAGAGTTTGGAGGAATTATTAAACATGGTGCAAAATTGTTGTATGCTTATGCTGAAGCCACGGTTCCTAAAATTACTTTCATTACCCGTAAAGCATACGGTGGTGCTTATGATGTTATGTCCTCTAAACATATTCGTGGTGACTTAAATTACGCTTATCCCAATGCAGAAATTGCTGTGATGGGCGCAGATGGTGCGGTAAATATTATTTTTAGAAATGAACTCAAACAAGCCAAAGACAGCACACAAAAACATAAAGAGTTGGTGGAAGATTATAAAAAAACCTTTGCCAACCCCTACAAAGCTGCAGAACTGGGTTTTATTGATGAAGTTATTTATCCATCACAAACAAGAGCCAAGTTGATTCAAGCCTTAGACTTATTAAAAAACAAACGCGATAAAAACCCACCCAAAAAACATGGGAATATTCCTCTGTAA
- a CDS encoding stomatin-like protein translates to MGVFVGAGLTLLVLVALVQSVRIVPQRSAYIVERLGKYSKTLQAGLHILIPFFDRVSYQHSLKEVALDVPSQTCITRDNIAVEVDGVLYLQVMDPVKASYGIENFRFAATQLAQTTMRSEIGKLELDRTFEEREAINAEIIRAVDKASDPWGVKITRYEIKNIEPPRTVTDALEKQMRAEREKRATIAESEGLRQSKINIAEADKQEAIMRSEGEKLKQINEAEGYAKEIELIAEATAEGIRKVAQAINEPGGKEAVNLRVAEQYVAEFGKLAKTNNTLIIPSNLSDIAGMVASASKLLEKKDS, encoded by the coding sequence ATGGGAGTTTTTGTTGGTGCAGGTTTAACATTATTGGTTTTAGTGGCTTTGGTTCAGTCAGTAAGGATTGTTCCGCAAAGAAGCGCATACATTGTTGAGCGTTTAGGTAAATATTCAAAAACCTTACAAGCAGGCTTGCATATTTTGATCCCTTTCTTTGATAGAGTATCTTATCAACACTCCTTAAAAGAGGTTGCTTTGGATGTGCCATCGCAAACTTGTATTACGCGAGATAACATTGCTGTTGAAGTCGATGGTGTATTGTATTTGCAAGTTATGGATCCAGTAAAAGCCAGTTATGGAATTGAGAATTTTCGCTTTGCTGCAACTCAACTTGCTCAAACTACTATGCGTTCAGAGATTGGTAAGTTGGAGTTGGATAGAACTTTTGAAGAACGTGAGGCCATCAATGCTGAAATTATTAGAGCAGTGGATAAAGCCTCTGATCCTTGGGGTGTAAAAATTACCCGTTATGAAATTAAAAATATTGAACCGCCAAGAACCGTGACTGATGCCTTGGAAAAACAAATGCGTGCGGAACGTGAAAAACGAGCCACCATTGCAGAGTCTGAAGGTCTAAGACAATCCAAAATCAACATTGCTGAAGCTGATAAACAAGAAGCTATTATGCGTTCTGAGGGTGAGAAGCTTAAACAAATCAATGAAGCTGAAGGTTACGCTAAAGAAATTGAATTGATTGCAGAAGCAACTGCTGAAGGGATTAGAAAGGTAGCTCAAGCCATCAATGAGCCCGGAGGTAAAGAAGCTGTTAACCTAAGGGTTGCTGAACAATATGTTGCTGAGTTTGGTAAATTGGCCAAAACCAACAATACCTTAATCATTCCATCCAACTTGTCAGATATTGCCGGTATGGTTGCTTCAGCATCAAAACTTTTAGAGAAAAAAGACAGTTAA
- a CDS encoding methylmalonyl-CoA mutase family protein yields the protein MTQYKRSDHSQRDVLYSQKDVTIDPGFPGQFPFTRGVQPNMYRGRLWTMRQYAGFGSAEQTNQRFLDLLQAGQTGLSMAFDLPTQMGYDPDDPMSQGEVGRVGVSIANIDDMTTVLNNIPLDQVSSSMTINATAPILLCFYIAVAQNNGIDPKLLKGTVQNDILKEYIARGTYIFPPKASMRLCADLIEYCSNHVPLWNPISISGYHIREAGSDAVQEIAFTLSNAVAYAQTVVDRNIDFDHFAARLSFFFAAHNDLIEEVAKFRAARTLWALITKDVFKAKKTNSMLMRFHAQTGGSTLTAQQVDNNIVRTTVQALAAILGGCQSLHTNSKDEALALPSKESAMLALRTQQLLAYESGIAHTVDPLAGSFAIEHETELMIKKVQAEMEKIESMGGSQKAIENNYYQKAIAERAYQFQKDLDQGKQKIVGVNCYQSKEDPVSNLLKLDINLEKNLKQKMTQFKTTRDQNHCTEALTNLNAKAKTSENLLPYILKAVHAKATLGEITQSLKDVFGRHQAQ from the coding sequence ATGACTCAATACAAGCGATCAGACCACAGTCAAAGAGACGTACTTTATAGCCAAAAAGATGTAACGATTGATCCTGGGTTCCCTGGCCAGTTCCCGTTTACTCGAGGCGTGCAACCCAACATGTACCGTGGTCGCTTGTGGACCATGCGCCAATATGCTGGCTTTGGTTCAGCAGAGCAAACCAATCAAAGGTTTTTAGATCTTTTGCAAGCCGGTCAAACGGGTTTGTCTATGGCTTTTGATTTACCCACCCAAATGGGTTATGACCCTGATGATCCTATGAGCCAAGGAGAGGTAGGTCGTGTGGGCGTATCCATTGCTAACATAGATGACATGACCACCGTACTCAATAACATTCCTTTAGATCAGGTATCATCATCTATGACCATCAATGCTACTGCTCCTATTTTGTTATGTTTTTATATTGCTGTAGCGCAAAACAATGGCATTGATCCCAAGCTGCTTAAAGGAACAGTGCAAAATGACATCTTAAAAGAATACATTGCCCGTGGCACTTATATCTTTCCGCCCAAAGCATCCATGCGCTTGTGCGCAGACCTCATTGAATACTGTTCCAACCATGTTCCCTTATGGAATCCAATTTCAATTTCTGGGTACCATATCAGAGAAGCTGGCTCAGATGCAGTTCAGGAAATAGCCTTCACTTTATCCAATGCCGTTGCTTATGCTCAAACAGTGGTTGACCGTAATATAGACTTTGACCATTTTGCTGCGCGTTTGTCCTTTTTCTTTGCTGCGCACAATGATCTCATAGAAGAAGTAGCTAAATTCAGAGCAGCCAGAACCCTATGGGCCCTCATTACCAAAGACGTATTTAAAGCTAAAAAAACCAACTCCATGCTCATGCGCTTTCATGCCCAAACCGGTGGCAGCACCCTCACCGCCCAACAAGTGGATAACAATATTGTAAGAACCACCGTGCAAGCTTTGGCTGCAATTTTAGGCGGCTGTCAAAGCTTGCACACCAATTCCAAAGATGAAGCCTTAGCCTTACCCAGCAAAGAATCTGCCATGCTGGCCTTGCGCACCCAGCAACTCTTGGCCTACGAATCTGGCATAGCCCATACCGTAGACCCTTTGGCTGGAAGTTTTGCCATAGAGCATGAAACAGAACTCATGATTAAAAAAGTTCAAGCAGAAATGGAAAAAATTGAAAGCATGGGGGGTAGCCAAAAAGCCATTGAAAACAATTACTACCAAAAAGCTATTGCTGAACGTGCTTACCAATTTCAAAAAGACCTTGACCAAGGCAAACAAAAAATAGTGGGTGTCAATTGCTATCAATCTAAAGAAGATCCGGTCAGTAATTTATTAAAACTTGATATCAACTTAGAAAAAAACCTTAAACAAAAAATGACTCAGTTTAAAACTACCCGAGACCAAAACCATTGCACAGAAGCTTTGACCAACTTAAATGCCAAAGCTAAAACTTCAGAAAATTTATTGCCATATATTTTAAAGGCTGTTCATGCCAAAGCCACTTTGGGTGAAATAACCCAAAGTCTCAAAGATGTTTTTGGTAGACATCAAGCCCAATAA
- a CDS encoding biotin carboxylase N-terminal domain-containing protein: protein MNSTLKQHKVLVANRGEIALRVIRTCKAMGLKTVAVYSEPDIESLHVRFADEAYCLGPAPSSESYLNIDKILASCKDAGVTMIHPGYGFLSENAAFADACAKHNLIFVGPSSQVMTQMGDKIQARIAAKKAKLPLIEGSEDLKDAKQALNVAQEVGFPILLKAKAGGGGKGMRLVNTEKDLNSAFDMAQSEAQKAFGNGTLYIEKYLDKPRHIEVQVFGLSTGETLIFGLRDCSVQRRHQKIVEEAGQLGLKNQTQEKLHSMAKELCQSLNYQGAGTLEFLVDAQENIYFLEMNTRLQVEHPVTEWIYGVDLVRMQILNALQMDQNLHVPPARGHAIEVRIYAEKPTQNFLPSPGTIDFIQWPSGANVRVDSAIESGHSITSFYDPMIAKISCYGQNRDHCIQQSLIALSELKISGIDSNTQFLKQILMHPDFVANKVHTQFINESLMQNFGQNTWTASSVDLALSAVVSCQTQQDLKMPAADNEVAHSSWWQSGLETP, encoded by the coding sequence ATGAATTCAACATTGAAACAACACAAAGTCTTGGTGGCCAATCGAGGGGAAATTGCTTTGCGGGTGATACGGACCTGTAAAGCCATGGGTTTAAAGACTGTGGCTGTTTATTCTGAGCCAGATATTGAAAGTTTGCATGTTCGCTTTGCTGATGAAGCCTATTGTCTGGGCCCTGCTCCTAGCAGCGAAAGTTATTTAAATATAGATAAAATTTTAGCCAGTTGTAAGGATGCTGGGGTAACCATGATTCACCCCGGCTATGGCTTTTTATCAGAAAATGCTGCTTTTGCTGACGCTTGCGCCAAACACAATCTCATTTTTGTTGGCCCTTCTAGCCAAGTCATGACTCAAATGGGCGATAAAATTCAAGCCAGAATTGCTGCTAAGAAAGCAAAACTACCGCTCATTGAAGGCAGTGAAGATTTAAAAGACGCCAAGCAGGCCCTTAATGTTGCTCAAGAAGTAGGCTTTCCCATTTTACTTAAAGCCAAAGCCGGTGGCGGCGGCAAGGGTATGCGTCTTGTTAACACAGAAAAAGATCTGAATTCTGCTTTTGATATGGCTCAATCTGAAGCCCAAAAAGCTTTTGGCAATGGAACTTTGTACATTGAAAAGTATTTGGATAAGCCTAGACATATAGAAGTCCAAGTGTTTGGTTTATCCACCGGTGAAACTTTGATTTTTGGTTTGCGTGACTGCTCAGTACAAAGACGACACCAAAAGATAGTAGAAGAAGCTGGCCAGCTGGGTTTAAAAAATCAAACGCAAGAAAAACTGCACAGCATGGCCAAAGAACTGTGCCAATCCCTCAACTATCAAGGGGCAGGCACCTTAGAGTTCTTGGTAGATGCTCAAGAAAACATCTATTTTTTAGAAATGAATACCCGTCTGCAAGTAGAGCACCCGGTTACTGAGTGGATTTATGGTGTAGACTTGGTTCGCATGCAAATCCTTAATGCTTTACAGATGGACCAGAATCTTCATGTGCCGCCTGCGCGAGGTCATGCTATTGAAGTACGTATCTATGCAGAAAAACCCACACAAAACTTTTTACCCAGCCCTGGAACCATTGATTTTATTCAATGGCCCAGTGGCGCCAATGTCCGAGTAGACAGTGCCATTGAAAGTGGCCATAGTATCACCTCTTTTTATGACCCGATGATTGCTAAAATTTCATGTTATGGTCAAAACCGCGACCATTGTATACAACAAAGCTTGATTGCTCTAAGCGAGCTCAAAATTTCTGGCATTGACAGCAACACCCAGTTTTTGAAGCAAATTTTAATGCATCCAGACTTTGTTGCTAACAAGGTTCACACTCAATTTATCAATGAGTCGTTGATGCAAAACTTTGGTCAAAATACCTGGACTGCATCTTCTGTTGATCTGGCTCTAAGTGCAGTTGTCAGTTGTCAAACACAGCAAGACCTTAAAATGCCCGCCGCAGATAATGAAGTGGCTCATTCAAGTTGGTGGCAAAGTGGATTGGAAACCCCCTAA
- a CDS encoding SMI1/KNR4 family protein has translation MKLIELKKIPSSFPDFKFSFSKGASKKDIQYLIELYEKPIPQDLIDILTFSNGFELFNDDNLGGVQFLNVKEIHKINQEQKNIYGEDWINDILIFAYMIGEGNHIGLKLKTKNQYELLDCFHEEAPKSWQKIPGSIQTLLSKLVKNQGKIF, from the coding sequence ATGAAATTAATTGAGCTAAAAAAAATCCCATCTTCGTTTCCTGATTTTAAATTCTCTTTTTCCAAAGGCGCTAGTAAAAAAGACATCCAATATCTTATAGAACTTTATGAAAAACCTATCCCTCAAGATTTGATTGATATTTTAACTTTTTCAAACGGTTTTGAACTATTTAATGATGATAATCTTGGAGGCGTTCAATTTTTAAATGTGAAAGAAATACATAAAATTAATCAAGAACAAAAAAATATTTATGGTGAAGATTGGATCAATGACATTTTAATTTTTGCTTATATGATTGGTGAAGGCAATCATATAGGACTTAAACTAAAAACAAAAAACCAATATGAACTATTGGATTGTTTTCATGAAGAAGCTCCCAAGTCTTGGCAAAAAATTCCTGGATCTATTCAAACATTACTCTCTAAACTTGTTAAAAACCAAGGTAAAATATTTTGA
- a CDS encoding ferritin-like domain-containing protein encodes MENKESIIKVLNAIMEHELAGVVKYTHYSLMIFGHHRIPIVKWLRDQASESLIHAGTAGEHITSLGGHPSLKIAPLLETHKHEVNDILKESLEHEQLQLNKYKELLSIVDNKHIALEEYARTMVRDEQEHINEVQKMLRKPGELD; translated from the coding sequence ATGGAAAACAAAGAGTCAATTATTAAGGTTTTAAATGCAATTATGGAGCATGAGCTTGCGGGAGTTGTAAAATATACGCACTACTCTCTTATGATTTTTGGTCATCATAGAATACCTATTGTTAAATGGTTAAGAGACCAAGCCTCTGAGTCTTTAATTCATGCGGGCACTGCTGGTGAACACATCACAAGCTTAGGCGGTCATCCATCTTTAAAAATTGCGCCTCTGCTTGAAACACATAAACATGAAGTGAATGATATTTTAAAAGAGAGCTTAGAACATGAACAATTACAATTGAACAAGTACAAAGAGCTGCTTTCTATTGTGGACAACAAACATATTGCATTAGAAGAATATGCCAGAACCATGGTACGTGATGAGCAAGAACACATCAATGAAGTCCAAAAAATGCTAAGAAAACCAGGTGAACTTGATTAG